One window of the Pieris rapae chromosome 11, ilPieRapa1.1, whole genome shotgun sequence genome contains the following:
- the LOC111001157 gene encoding protein sel-1 homolog 1 isoform X4, with protein MEILRLLLLLFCIITASAELVGPEASKKVKNDEETTEPPDTDEPEDYSEITSAMRKEIKMLQEYADAMRKSKELLKDEEPNEKDSMLQIDDYTFKLIKNSLLRQSEPSWVEAAKGMVDSLDTEVGKPEENPQDYLDSLPPLPKEEEVELSPEMLEVKELFDAAVKKIDKRSPDLRGAILQVKQAADRGYAPAKIKLAWSYIFGEGMELDVEKAKNIFLELAEEGNADAHAGLGFLHATGVGVPVSQAKALVHYTIGAIGESDYAQMALAYRYWVGVTVPSSCPKAMELYMKVASKVASQVTFSGGPAIQRTRLIDEAEGTGPTAALDTDLIEYYQLLAEKGDVQAQVGLGQLHFQGGRGVTLDIQKALHYFKQAAKTGNAMANAYLGKIYLEGGDGIKPNNETALHYFRKAAELNNPIGQSGLGLMYLQGRGVPKDANIAYKYFTMSANQGWMEGQLHLGFLYLSGTGVRRDFKQANKYFSLASQSGHVLALYHLAQSHAQGLGVMRSCTVATELFKNVCERGPWSSRLMLGHAAWRARDTDSALLQYLALAERGFEIAQSNAAYLLDDGEVRLFPEEERWRRALQLWSRGASQGCASARVKLGDYHYYGLGTNVDLEAAAYHYRIASEQLHNPQATFNLGYMHERGLGLARDIHLAKRCYDLAADAAPEARLPAALALARLTAVTTLSSLMDSILQSPLAMIFLSGESTLLSNWDVYLIAILAAALGLVLYLRRPQPTN; from the exons atggAAATTTTAAGActgttacttttattattttgcataaTAACAGCAAGTGCGGAACTTGTGGGTCCTGAGGCCAgtaaaaaagtgaaaaatgACGAAGAAACTACAGAACCACCGGACACTGACGAGCCTGAGGACTATAGTGAAATAACTTCAGCTATGAGAAAAGAGATCAAAATGCTTCAAGAATACGCTGATGCTATGAGAAAATCCAAAGAACTACTGAAAGATGAAG AACCAAATGAAAAGGATAGTATGTTGCAAATCGATGACTATACATTTAAGCTGATTAAGAACAGTCTTCTGCGACAGTCTGAACCAAGCTGGGTCGAAGCAGCCAAAGGAATGGTTGACTCCCTAGACACTGAAGTTGGg AAGCCAGAAGAAAATCCTCAGGATTATCTTGATAGCCTACCCCCACTACCAAAAGAGGAAGAAGTTGAACTTTCACCTGAAATGCTAGAAG ttaagGAGCTTTTCGACGCAGCAGTGAAAAAGATAGATAAGAGATCACCAGATTTACGCGGGGCCATCTTGCAAGTGAAACAAGCAGCTGACAGAGGATATGCACCTGCCAAAATAAAGTTGGCCTGGTCATACATTTTTGGTGAAGGCATGGAACTTGATGTTGAGAAGGCGAAGAATATATTCTTAGAACTTGCTGAAGAGGGCAATGCTGATGCACATGCT GGCCTTGGGTTTCTACATGCAACCGGTGTGGGAGTGCCAGTGTCTCAAGCGAAAGCCTTAGTCCACTACACTATAGGCGCTATAGGTGAAAGTGATTATGCGCAGATGGCCCTTGCATACAGATATTGGGTAGGTGTAACAGTACCAAGCTCTTGTCCAAAAGCTATGGAGCTATATATGAAAGTTGCAAGTAAAG TGGCAAGCCAAGTGACGTTTAGCGGTGGTCCCGCGATTCAAAGAACCCGTTTGATTGATGAAGCTGAGGGAACTGGACCAACTGCAGCGCTTGATACAGATCTTATTGAATACTACCAGTTGTTGGCTGAGAAAGGAGATGTTCAGGCCCAG GTCGGTCTAGGTCAATTGCATTTCCAAGGCGGTCGCGGTGTTACCCTGGACATACAAAAAGCCTTACATTATTTCAAACAAGCCGCTAAAACTGGGAACGCTATGGCCAATGCGTATCTTGGGAag ATCTATTTAGAGGGAGGCGACGGAATTAAGCCAAACAACGAAACAGCGCTTCATTATTTCAGAAAAGCCGCTGAATTGAACAACCCAATTGGACAGAGTGGTCTGGGATTGATGTATTTACAG GGCCGAGGCGTTCCAAAAGACGCCAATATAGCGTACAAATACTTCACGATGTCCGCGAATCAGGGGTGGATGGAAGGACAGTTGCACCTTGGTTTCctttatttaa gtgGAACAGGTGTTCGACGTGACTTTAAACAGGCGAACAAGTACTTCTCTCTTGCGTCGCAGTCGGGTCATGTCCTGGCCTTGTACCATTTGGCACAATCCCACGCGCAAGGGTTGGGTGTGATGCGTTCCTGTACAGTTGCTACTGAG ttatttaaaaacgtatGCGAACGCGGCCCATGGTCGTCTCGTCTAATGTTAGGACACGCGGCTTGGCGAGCGAGGGACACGGATTCAGCGTTGTTGCAGTACTTGGCACTTGCTGAACGCGGTTTTGAGATCGCCCAGAGCAATGCTGCCTATTTGTTGGATGATG GTGAAGTCCGACTCTTCCCAGAAGAAGAGAGATGGCGTCGGGCTTTACAGCTTTGGTCTCGTGGAGCATCCCAAGGCTGTGCATCCGCACGAGTCAAGCTGGGTGATTACCACTATTATGGGCTGGGAACCAACGTGGACTTGGAGGCAGCTGCTTATCATTACAG GATAGCATCGGAACAGCTCCACAACCCTCAAGCTACCTTCAATTTAGGCTACATGCACGAGCGAGGCTTAGGCTTAGCTCGTGACATCCACCTGGCAAAGAGGTGCTACGACCTGGCAGCTGATGCGGCGCCAGAAGCAAGACTGCCGGCTGCTTTAGCACTGGCTCGGCTTACAGCAGTTACGACACTGTCCTCATTGATGGAT tCCATATTGCAGAGCCCGCTAGCGATGATATTCCTCTCTGGTGAATCTACTCTTCTCTCGAATTGGGATGTGTATCTCATTGCAATATTAGCGGCTGCCCTTGGCTTAGTGCTTTACCTGAGGAGACCGCAACCGACGAACTGA
- the LOC111001157 gene encoding protein sel-1 homolog 1 isoform X1 codes for MEILRLLLLLFCIITASAELVGPEASKKVKNDEETTEPPDTDEPEDYSEITSAMRKEIKMLQEYADAMRKSKELLKDEGPKVISEPNEKDSMLQIDDYTFKLIKNSLLRQSEPSWVEAAKGMVDSLDTEVGKPEENPQDYLDSLPPLPKEEEVELSPEMLEVKELFDAAVKKIDKRSPDLRGAILQVKQAADRGYAPAKIKLAWSYIFGEGMELDVEKAKNIFLELAEEGNADAHAGLGFLHATGVGVPVSQAKALVHYTIGAIGESDYAQMALAYRYWVGVTVPSSCPKAMELYMKVASKVASQVTFSGGPAIQRTRLIDEAEGTGPTAALDTDLIEYYQLLAEKGDVQAQVGLGQLHFQGGRGVTLDIQKALHYFKQAAKTGNAMANAYLGKIYLEGGDGIKPNNETALHYFRKAAELNNPIGQSGLGLMYLQGRGVPKDANIAYKYFTMSANQGWMEGQLHLGFLYLSGTGVRRDFKQANKYFSLASQSGHVLALYHLAQSHAQGLGVMRSCTVATELFKNVCERGPWSSRLMLGHAAWRARDTDSALLQYLALAERGFEIAQSNAAYLLDDGEVRLFPEEERWRRALQLWSRGASQGCASARVKLGDYHYYGLGTNVDLEAAAYHYRIASEQLHNPQATFNLGYMHERGLGLARDIHLAKRCYDLAADAAPEARLPAALALARLTAVTTLSSLMDSILQSPLAMIFLSGESTLLSNWDVYLIAILAAALGLVLYLRRPQPTN; via the exons atggAAATTTTAAGActgttacttttattattttgcataaTAACAGCAAGTGCGGAACTTGTGGGTCCTGAGGCCAgtaaaaaagtgaaaaatgACGAAGAAACTACAGAACCACCGGACACTGACGAGCCTGAGGACTATAGTGAAATAACTTCAGCTATGAGAAAAGAGATCAAAATGCTTCAAGAATACGCTGATGCTATGAGAAAATCCAAAGAACTACTGAAAGATGAAGGTCCGAAAG taatttcagAACCAAATGAAAAGGATAGTATGTTGCAAATCGATGACTATACATTTAAGCTGATTAAGAACAGTCTTCTGCGACAGTCTGAACCAAGCTGGGTCGAAGCAGCCAAAGGAATGGTTGACTCCCTAGACACTGAAGTTGGg AAGCCAGAAGAAAATCCTCAGGATTATCTTGATAGCCTACCCCCACTACCAAAAGAGGAAGAAGTTGAACTTTCACCTGAAATGCTAGAAG ttaagGAGCTTTTCGACGCAGCAGTGAAAAAGATAGATAAGAGATCACCAGATTTACGCGGGGCCATCTTGCAAGTGAAACAAGCAGCTGACAGAGGATATGCACCTGCCAAAATAAAGTTGGCCTGGTCATACATTTTTGGTGAAGGCATGGAACTTGATGTTGAGAAGGCGAAGAATATATTCTTAGAACTTGCTGAAGAGGGCAATGCTGATGCACATGCT GGCCTTGGGTTTCTACATGCAACCGGTGTGGGAGTGCCAGTGTCTCAAGCGAAAGCCTTAGTCCACTACACTATAGGCGCTATAGGTGAAAGTGATTATGCGCAGATGGCCCTTGCATACAGATATTGGGTAGGTGTAACAGTACCAAGCTCTTGTCCAAAAGCTATGGAGCTATATATGAAAGTTGCAAGTAAAG TGGCAAGCCAAGTGACGTTTAGCGGTGGTCCCGCGATTCAAAGAACCCGTTTGATTGATGAAGCTGAGGGAACTGGACCAACTGCAGCGCTTGATACAGATCTTATTGAATACTACCAGTTGTTGGCTGAGAAAGGAGATGTTCAGGCCCAG GTCGGTCTAGGTCAATTGCATTTCCAAGGCGGTCGCGGTGTTACCCTGGACATACAAAAAGCCTTACATTATTTCAAACAAGCCGCTAAAACTGGGAACGCTATGGCCAATGCGTATCTTGGGAag ATCTATTTAGAGGGAGGCGACGGAATTAAGCCAAACAACGAAACAGCGCTTCATTATTTCAGAAAAGCCGCTGAATTGAACAACCCAATTGGACAGAGTGGTCTGGGATTGATGTATTTACAG GGCCGAGGCGTTCCAAAAGACGCCAATATAGCGTACAAATACTTCACGATGTCCGCGAATCAGGGGTGGATGGAAGGACAGTTGCACCTTGGTTTCctttatttaa gtgGAACAGGTGTTCGACGTGACTTTAAACAGGCGAACAAGTACTTCTCTCTTGCGTCGCAGTCGGGTCATGTCCTGGCCTTGTACCATTTGGCACAATCCCACGCGCAAGGGTTGGGTGTGATGCGTTCCTGTACAGTTGCTACTGAG ttatttaaaaacgtatGCGAACGCGGCCCATGGTCGTCTCGTCTAATGTTAGGACACGCGGCTTGGCGAGCGAGGGACACGGATTCAGCGTTGTTGCAGTACTTGGCACTTGCTGAACGCGGTTTTGAGATCGCCCAGAGCAATGCTGCCTATTTGTTGGATGATG GTGAAGTCCGACTCTTCCCAGAAGAAGAGAGATGGCGTCGGGCTTTACAGCTTTGGTCTCGTGGAGCATCCCAAGGCTGTGCATCCGCACGAGTCAAGCTGGGTGATTACCACTATTATGGGCTGGGAACCAACGTGGACTTGGAGGCAGCTGCTTATCATTACAG GATAGCATCGGAACAGCTCCACAACCCTCAAGCTACCTTCAATTTAGGCTACATGCACGAGCGAGGCTTAGGCTTAGCTCGTGACATCCACCTGGCAAAGAGGTGCTACGACCTGGCAGCTGATGCGGCGCCAGAAGCAAGACTGCCGGCTGCTTTAGCACTGGCTCGGCTTACAGCAGTTACGACACTGTCCTCATTGATGGAT tCCATATTGCAGAGCCCGCTAGCGATGATATTCCTCTCTGGTGAATCTACTCTTCTCTCGAATTGGGATGTGTATCTCATTGCAATATTAGCGGCTGCCCTTGGCTTAGTGCTTTACCTGAGGAGACCGCAACCGACGAACTGA
- the LOC111001157 gene encoding protein sel-1 homolog 1 isoform X2, protein MEILRLLLLLFCIITASAELVGPEASKKVKNDEETTEPPDTDEPEDYSEITSAMRKEIKMLQEYADAMRKSKELLKDEGPKEPNEKDSMLQIDDYTFKLIKNSLLRQSEPSWVEAAKGMVDSLDTEVGKPEENPQDYLDSLPPLPKEEEVELSPEMLEVKELFDAAVKKIDKRSPDLRGAILQVKQAADRGYAPAKIKLAWSYIFGEGMELDVEKAKNIFLELAEEGNADAHAGLGFLHATGVGVPVSQAKALVHYTIGAIGESDYAQMALAYRYWVGVTVPSSCPKAMELYMKVASKVASQVTFSGGPAIQRTRLIDEAEGTGPTAALDTDLIEYYQLLAEKGDVQAQVGLGQLHFQGGRGVTLDIQKALHYFKQAAKTGNAMANAYLGKIYLEGGDGIKPNNETALHYFRKAAELNNPIGQSGLGLMYLQGRGVPKDANIAYKYFTMSANQGWMEGQLHLGFLYLSGTGVRRDFKQANKYFSLASQSGHVLALYHLAQSHAQGLGVMRSCTVATELFKNVCERGPWSSRLMLGHAAWRARDTDSALLQYLALAERGFEIAQSNAAYLLDDGEVRLFPEEERWRRALQLWSRGASQGCASARVKLGDYHYYGLGTNVDLEAAAYHYRIASEQLHNPQATFNLGYMHERGLGLARDIHLAKRCYDLAADAAPEARLPAALALARLTAVTTLSSLMDSILQSPLAMIFLSGESTLLSNWDVYLIAILAAALGLVLYLRRPQPTN, encoded by the exons atggAAATTTTAAGActgttacttttattattttgcataaTAACAGCAAGTGCGGAACTTGTGGGTCCTGAGGCCAgtaaaaaagtgaaaaatgACGAAGAAACTACAGAACCACCGGACACTGACGAGCCTGAGGACTATAGTGAAATAACTTCAGCTATGAGAAAAGAGATCAAAATGCTTCAAGAATACGCTGATGCTATGAGAAAATCCAAAGAACTACTGAAAGATGAAGGTCCGAAAG AACCAAATGAAAAGGATAGTATGTTGCAAATCGATGACTATACATTTAAGCTGATTAAGAACAGTCTTCTGCGACAGTCTGAACCAAGCTGGGTCGAAGCAGCCAAAGGAATGGTTGACTCCCTAGACACTGAAGTTGGg AAGCCAGAAGAAAATCCTCAGGATTATCTTGATAGCCTACCCCCACTACCAAAAGAGGAAGAAGTTGAACTTTCACCTGAAATGCTAGAAG ttaagGAGCTTTTCGACGCAGCAGTGAAAAAGATAGATAAGAGATCACCAGATTTACGCGGGGCCATCTTGCAAGTGAAACAAGCAGCTGACAGAGGATATGCACCTGCCAAAATAAAGTTGGCCTGGTCATACATTTTTGGTGAAGGCATGGAACTTGATGTTGAGAAGGCGAAGAATATATTCTTAGAACTTGCTGAAGAGGGCAATGCTGATGCACATGCT GGCCTTGGGTTTCTACATGCAACCGGTGTGGGAGTGCCAGTGTCTCAAGCGAAAGCCTTAGTCCACTACACTATAGGCGCTATAGGTGAAAGTGATTATGCGCAGATGGCCCTTGCATACAGATATTGGGTAGGTGTAACAGTACCAAGCTCTTGTCCAAAAGCTATGGAGCTATATATGAAAGTTGCAAGTAAAG TGGCAAGCCAAGTGACGTTTAGCGGTGGTCCCGCGATTCAAAGAACCCGTTTGATTGATGAAGCTGAGGGAACTGGACCAACTGCAGCGCTTGATACAGATCTTATTGAATACTACCAGTTGTTGGCTGAGAAAGGAGATGTTCAGGCCCAG GTCGGTCTAGGTCAATTGCATTTCCAAGGCGGTCGCGGTGTTACCCTGGACATACAAAAAGCCTTACATTATTTCAAACAAGCCGCTAAAACTGGGAACGCTATGGCCAATGCGTATCTTGGGAag ATCTATTTAGAGGGAGGCGACGGAATTAAGCCAAACAACGAAACAGCGCTTCATTATTTCAGAAAAGCCGCTGAATTGAACAACCCAATTGGACAGAGTGGTCTGGGATTGATGTATTTACAG GGCCGAGGCGTTCCAAAAGACGCCAATATAGCGTACAAATACTTCACGATGTCCGCGAATCAGGGGTGGATGGAAGGACAGTTGCACCTTGGTTTCctttatttaa gtgGAACAGGTGTTCGACGTGACTTTAAACAGGCGAACAAGTACTTCTCTCTTGCGTCGCAGTCGGGTCATGTCCTGGCCTTGTACCATTTGGCACAATCCCACGCGCAAGGGTTGGGTGTGATGCGTTCCTGTACAGTTGCTACTGAG ttatttaaaaacgtatGCGAACGCGGCCCATGGTCGTCTCGTCTAATGTTAGGACACGCGGCTTGGCGAGCGAGGGACACGGATTCAGCGTTGTTGCAGTACTTGGCACTTGCTGAACGCGGTTTTGAGATCGCCCAGAGCAATGCTGCCTATTTGTTGGATGATG GTGAAGTCCGACTCTTCCCAGAAGAAGAGAGATGGCGTCGGGCTTTACAGCTTTGGTCTCGTGGAGCATCCCAAGGCTGTGCATCCGCACGAGTCAAGCTGGGTGATTACCACTATTATGGGCTGGGAACCAACGTGGACTTGGAGGCAGCTGCTTATCATTACAG GATAGCATCGGAACAGCTCCACAACCCTCAAGCTACCTTCAATTTAGGCTACATGCACGAGCGAGGCTTAGGCTTAGCTCGTGACATCCACCTGGCAAAGAGGTGCTACGACCTGGCAGCTGATGCGGCGCCAGAAGCAAGACTGCCGGCTGCTTTAGCACTGGCTCGGCTTACAGCAGTTACGACACTGTCCTCATTGATGGAT tCCATATTGCAGAGCCCGCTAGCGATGATATTCCTCTCTGGTGAATCTACTCTTCTCTCGAATTGGGATGTGTATCTCATTGCAATATTAGCGGCTGCCCTTGGCTTAGTGCTTTACCTGAGGAGACCGCAACCGACGAACTGA
- the LOC111001157 gene encoding protein sel-1 homolog 1 isoform X3, producing the protein MEILRLLLLLFCIITASAELVGPEASKKVKNDEETTEPPDTDEPEDYSEITSAMRKEIKMLQEYADAMRKSKELLKDEGPKVISEPNEKDSMLQIDDYTFKLIKNSLLRQSEPSWVEAAKGMVDSLDTEVGKPEENPQDYLDSLPPLPKEEEVELSPEMLEVKELFDAAVKKIDKRSPDLRGAILQVKQAADRGYAPAKIKLAWSYIFGEGMELDVEKAKNIFLELAEEGNADAHAGLGFLHATGVGVPVSQAKALVHYTIGAIGESDYAQMALAYRYWVGVTVPSSCPKAMELYMKVASKVASQVTFSGGPAIQRTRLIDEAEGTGPTAALDTDLIEYYQLLAEKGDVQAQVGLGQLHFQGGRGVTLDIQKALHYFKQAAKTGNAMANAYLGKIYLEGGDGIKPNNETALHYFRKAAELNNPIGQSGLGLMYLQGRGVPKDANIAYKYFTMSANQGWMEGQLHLGFLYLSGTGVRRDFKQANKYFSLASQSGHVLALYHLAQSHAQGLGVMRSCTVATELFKNVCERGPWSSRLMLGHAAWRARDTDSALLQYLALAERGFEIAQSNAAYLLDDGEVRLFPEEERWRRALQLWSRGASQGCASARVKLGDYHYYGLGTNVDLEAAAYHYRIASEQLHNPQATFNLGYMHERGLGLARDIHLAKRCYDLAADAAPEARLPAALALARLTAVTTLSSLMDSPLAMIFLSGESTLLSNWDVYLIAILAAALGLVLYLRRPQPTN; encoded by the exons atggAAATTTTAAGActgttacttttattattttgcataaTAACAGCAAGTGCGGAACTTGTGGGTCCTGAGGCCAgtaaaaaagtgaaaaatgACGAAGAAACTACAGAACCACCGGACACTGACGAGCCTGAGGACTATAGTGAAATAACTTCAGCTATGAGAAAAGAGATCAAAATGCTTCAAGAATACGCTGATGCTATGAGAAAATCCAAAGAACTACTGAAAGATGAAGGTCCGAAAG taatttcagAACCAAATGAAAAGGATAGTATGTTGCAAATCGATGACTATACATTTAAGCTGATTAAGAACAGTCTTCTGCGACAGTCTGAACCAAGCTGGGTCGAAGCAGCCAAAGGAATGGTTGACTCCCTAGACACTGAAGTTGGg AAGCCAGAAGAAAATCCTCAGGATTATCTTGATAGCCTACCCCCACTACCAAAAGAGGAAGAAGTTGAACTTTCACCTGAAATGCTAGAAG ttaagGAGCTTTTCGACGCAGCAGTGAAAAAGATAGATAAGAGATCACCAGATTTACGCGGGGCCATCTTGCAAGTGAAACAAGCAGCTGACAGAGGATATGCACCTGCCAAAATAAAGTTGGCCTGGTCATACATTTTTGGTGAAGGCATGGAACTTGATGTTGAGAAGGCGAAGAATATATTCTTAGAACTTGCTGAAGAGGGCAATGCTGATGCACATGCT GGCCTTGGGTTTCTACATGCAACCGGTGTGGGAGTGCCAGTGTCTCAAGCGAAAGCCTTAGTCCACTACACTATAGGCGCTATAGGTGAAAGTGATTATGCGCAGATGGCCCTTGCATACAGATATTGGGTAGGTGTAACAGTACCAAGCTCTTGTCCAAAAGCTATGGAGCTATATATGAAAGTTGCAAGTAAAG TGGCAAGCCAAGTGACGTTTAGCGGTGGTCCCGCGATTCAAAGAACCCGTTTGATTGATGAAGCTGAGGGAACTGGACCAACTGCAGCGCTTGATACAGATCTTATTGAATACTACCAGTTGTTGGCTGAGAAAGGAGATGTTCAGGCCCAG GTCGGTCTAGGTCAATTGCATTTCCAAGGCGGTCGCGGTGTTACCCTGGACATACAAAAAGCCTTACATTATTTCAAACAAGCCGCTAAAACTGGGAACGCTATGGCCAATGCGTATCTTGGGAag ATCTATTTAGAGGGAGGCGACGGAATTAAGCCAAACAACGAAACAGCGCTTCATTATTTCAGAAAAGCCGCTGAATTGAACAACCCAATTGGACAGAGTGGTCTGGGATTGATGTATTTACAG GGCCGAGGCGTTCCAAAAGACGCCAATATAGCGTACAAATACTTCACGATGTCCGCGAATCAGGGGTGGATGGAAGGACAGTTGCACCTTGGTTTCctttatttaa gtgGAACAGGTGTTCGACGTGACTTTAAACAGGCGAACAAGTACTTCTCTCTTGCGTCGCAGTCGGGTCATGTCCTGGCCTTGTACCATTTGGCACAATCCCACGCGCAAGGGTTGGGTGTGATGCGTTCCTGTACAGTTGCTACTGAG ttatttaaaaacgtatGCGAACGCGGCCCATGGTCGTCTCGTCTAATGTTAGGACACGCGGCTTGGCGAGCGAGGGACACGGATTCAGCGTTGTTGCAGTACTTGGCACTTGCTGAACGCGGTTTTGAGATCGCCCAGAGCAATGCTGCCTATTTGTTGGATGATG GTGAAGTCCGACTCTTCCCAGAAGAAGAGAGATGGCGTCGGGCTTTACAGCTTTGGTCTCGTGGAGCATCCCAAGGCTGTGCATCCGCACGAGTCAAGCTGGGTGATTACCACTATTATGGGCTGGGAACCAACGTGGACTTGGAGGCAGCTGCTTATCATTACAG GATAGCATCGGAACAGCTCCACAACCCTCAAGCTACCTTCAATTTAGGCTACATGCACGAGCGAGGCTTAGGCTTAGCTCGTGACATCCACCTGGCAAAGAGGTGCTACGACCTGGCAGCTGATGCGGCGCCAGAAGCAAGACTGCCGGCTGCTTTAGCACTGGCTCGGCTTACAGCAGTTACGACACTGTCCTCATTGATGGAT AGCCCGCTAGCGATGATATTCCTCTCTGGTGAATCTACTCTTCTCTCGAATTGGGATGTGTATCTCATTGCAATATTAGCGGCTGCCCTTGGCTTAGTGCTTTACCTGAGGAGACCGCAACCGACGAACTGA